One Cucumis sativus cultivar 9930 chromosome 1, Cucumber_9930_V3, whole genome shotgun sequence DNA segment encodes these proteins:
- the LOC101203664 gene encoding probable transporter MCH1: MTLILLATFSGSGSPLAAIDNLGQVAESLAYPSDAISIIISWVSVFNFFGRIFSGFISENIMMKWKLPRPLTFFVAFFIIGVGQLIVAYPSTGSVFIASMVIGFGFGMHAMLFAIISDLFGLKHYSTLFNCGQLVVPIGSYILNVHVVGRIYDKEALVNGIKLTGRGLICTGAHCFNLSFTILAGATLCGGIIMLVLAYRTREFYQGDVYKKYRDDMWTPPTEMEFSHLDKKKVHG, translated from the coding sequence ATGACTCTTATCCTTTTAGCTACTTTTTCCGGAAGTGGTTCTCCTCTTGCAGCCATTGATAACTTAGGCCAAGTCGCCGAATCACTTGCCTACCCGTCAGACGCTATAAGCATCATCATTTCTTGGGTTTCCGTATTCAATTTCTTCGGTCGAATCTTCTCTGGTTTCATCTCCGAAAACATCATGATGAAATGGAAATTACCTCGTCCTCTAACGTTTTTTGTCGCCTTCTTCATCATTGGCGTTGGCCAGCTTATTGTTGCGTATCCATCAACAGGTTCAGTGTTCATTGCTTCCATGGTAATCGGGTTTGGATTTGGAATGCATGCCATGCTATTCGCCATAATCTCAGACCTATTTGGGCTAAAACATTACTCAACATTGTTCAATTGTGGGCAACTGGTAGTCCCAATTGGGTCTTATATACTAAACGTGCATGTAGTAGGGAGAATATATGATAAAGAAGCATTAGTTAACGGTATAAAGTTGACGGGGAGAGGATTAATTTGCACCGGAGctcattgttttaatttatctttcaCAATTTTGGCTGGAGCAACATTGTGTGGTGGTATAATTATGCTTGTATTGGCTTATAGGACAAGAGAATTCTACCAAGGAGATGTATATAAGAAATATAGAGATGATATGTGGACTCCTCCAACTGAAATGGAGTTCTCTCACTTAGATAAGAAGAAAGTTCATGGTTAA
- the LOC101203901 gene encoding berberine bridge enzyme-like 27 — MKYFWKCYYYSFISLLLLSLATLGCGSNNMKDFVNCIYVHSSNNNDSNSTLIHTPSSSSYSYVLNFSIRNLRFSEPETPKPVAIITPSHASQVQATVICCKSHGLQIRTRSGGHDFEGRSYVANVPFVLIDLINLNSITIDVEDESAWVQSGATVGELYFRIGEKSRTLGFPAGFAATIGLGGFLSGGGFGMMVRKYGLGADNVVDAYVVDGNGRVVNRYSMGEDLFWAIRGGGGGSFGIVLAWKLRLVQVPSIVTSFALHKIWDQNAANLIYRWQYIAPWVDQDLFISAWVTASNSSHDGSGRIMEASFFSLFLGNATELLSLMEKTFPELGLKKEDCLETSWVESMAFSASGFVSAKSLELLLDRTPLHNGRYKTKSDYATEPISETVLEGMWERFKDEELETVQLILIPFGGKTNEISESETPSPHRAGYPIHIGYYLTWQRPDADSKHLKWARELHNYMTPFVSKSPRAAYVNYRDLDMGTNNDDGVPTRCEEASIWGHRYFGNNFERLMEVKRKVDPFNFFRHEQSIPPAPTSVGI, encoded by the exons atgaaatatttttggaagtgctattattatagtttcatatctcttcttcttctttcattagCAACATTGGGATGTGGGAGTAACAATATGAAAGATTTTGTTAATTGTATTTATGTTCATTCCTCAAACAACAATGACTCAAATTCAACCCTAATTCACactccatcttcttcctcttattCTTACGTTCTAAATTTCTCCATCCGAAACCTCCGGTTCTCCGAACCCGAAACTCCCAAACCAGTAGCCATCATCACACCATCCCATGCTTCCCAAGTCCAAGCCACAGTTATTTGCTGCAAAAGCCACGGCCTCCAAATTCGAACTCGCAGTGGTGGCCATGACTTTGAAGGCCGTTCTTACGTTGCAAACGTACCATTTGTGTTGATTGATTTGATAAACCTCAATTCCATTACCATCGACGTCGAGGACGAGAGTGCATGGGTTCAATCAGGGGCGACCGTGGGCGAACTATACTTCAGAATTGGTGAGAAAAGTCGAACCCTCGGATTTCCGGCAGGGTTCGCGGCCACAATTGGACTTGGAGGGTTCTTGAGCGGTGGGGGGTTTGGGATGATGGTTAGAAAATATGGTCTTGGAGCGGACAATGTAGTGGATGCTTATGTTGTAGATGGAAATGGAAGAGTTGTAAATAGATATTCAATGGGGGAGGATTTGTTTTGGGCCATTAGAGGAGGTGGAGGAGGAAGCTTTGGGATTGTTTTGGCTTGGAAATTGAGGTTGGTTCAAGTTCCTTCAATTGTTACATCGTTTGCTCTTCATAAAATTTGGGATCAAAATGCAGCCAACTTAATCTATCGTTGGCAATACATTGCGCCATGGGTAGATCAAGATCTTTTCATCTCTGCTTGGGTCACAG CTTCCAATTCAAGCCATGATGGAAGTGGAAGAATTATGGAGGCTtcattcttctctttatttcttGGAAATGCAACCGAGCTTCTCTCTCTCATGGAGAAGACTTTTCCAGAGCTTGGgctaaaaaaagaagactgTCTTGAAACGAGTTGGGTTGAATCAATGGCATTTTCAGCAAGTGGATTTGtttctgctaaaagcttaGAACTTTTGCTCGATAGAACTCCACTCCACAATGGTAGATACAAAACCAAATCTGATTATGCCACTGAACCCATCTCGGAAACTGTGCTTGAGGGCATGTGGGAAAGGTTCAAAGATGAAGAACTAGAAACAGTGCAACTCATACTGATCCCTTTTGGAG GTAAAACGAATGAAATTTCTGAATCAGAAACCCCCTCCCCACATCGAGCTGGATATCCCATACATATTGGCTACTACCTTACATGGCAACGACCCGACGCCGATTCAAAACACTTGAAGTGGGCTCGAGAGCTTCACAATTACATGACTCCTTTTGTGTCGAAATCGCCTAGAGCAGCATATGTAAATTACAGAGATCTTGACATGGGAACAAACAATGACGACGGGGTCCCGACCAGATGTGAGGAAGCAAGCATTTGGGGGCATCGATACTTTgggaataattttgaaaggttGATGGAAGTGAAAAGGAAGGTGGATCCATTTAACTTCTTCCGGCATGAGCAAAGCATACCACCAGCACCAACAAGTGTAGGAATCTAA
- the LOC101204150 gene encoding uncharacterized protein LOC101204150, translated as MGSEAWAFIKQVAEGRWFSVWAGMMMMIGNGTTYIFGTYSKVLKSEFDYSQTQVNMLGFAKDLGNNAGIIAGLLSEFVPTWVLFMIGAFQNFTGYFLIWLSMTRRISQPAFWQMFLCVCFGSNSSNYSNTAIMVTSLRNFPDRRGIILGLLKGYVGIGGAILTQICLGFYGPEDPSNIVLLFAWFPSVLILLISNSIRPIHIRKHPEELKVFYHLLYVSIVLAIFILFLTMSEKQVVFSQSAYASGASVVIALLFLPLLIACREEFLLYKLKKQNHNLEPSVTLSIIDQKVPNSHKPFSTLEEIAEISPSCLSNICNKPHRGEDFTILQAIFSVDMVLICLATFAGCGSSLAAIDNLGQIGESLGYPPRAIGIFVSWVSIFNFFGRVVSGFISELMMIKYKLPRPLMFAFAFLLTCIGQLCIAYPFPGSLYVASIVIGFGFGAQNPLLFAVISEMFGLKHYSILFNCGQLAVPLGSYILNVDIVGKLYDAEALREGKKMTGRGINCSGAHCFGGSFTILAASTLFGALVMLVLAYRTREYYRWDVYKNYKEDMWIPQAEMEFYRLDNKKNIDD; from the coding sequence ATGGGATCAGAAGCCTGGGCTTTCATCAAACAAGTGGCTGAAGGACGATGGTTTTCGGTTTGGGCAGgtatgatgatgatgatcgGTAACGGTACAACATACATTTTCGGAACATACTCCAAAGTCCTCAAGTCAGAATTTGATTACAGCCAAACCCAAGTTAACATGTTAGGATTTGCTAAAGATCTCGGTAACAATGCTGGGATTATCGCGGGTTTACTCTCCGAGTTCGTTCCAACGTGGGTTCTCTTCATGATCGGCGCATTCCAAAACTTCACTGGCTACTTCTTGATATGGCTATCCATGACACGCCGGATCAGTCAACCAGCATTTTGGCAAATGTTTCTTTGCGTTTGCTTTGGCTCTAATTCTTCTAATTATTCCAATACAGCCATTATGGTCACTAGTCTTAGAAATTTCCCGGACCGTCGTGGTATCATTTTAGGCTTACTCAAAGGGTATGTTGGTATTGGAGGTGCCATTTTAACCCAAATTTGTTTAGGTTTTTATGGCCCTGAAGATCCATCAAATATTGTTCTTCTCTTTGCTTGGTTTCCCTCAGTCCTAATCCTTCTTATTTCCAATTCAATTCGACCAATTCATATCCGTAAGCATCCCGAAGAGCTCAAAGTTTTTTACCATTTACTTTATGTTTCTATTGTTCTAGCAATCTTCATCTTGTTTTTGACCATGTCAGAAAAACAAGTTGTTTTTTCTCAGTCTGCTTATGCGAGTGGCGCGTCCGTCGTGATTGCCTTACTCTTTTTACCTCTTTTGATTGCTTGTAGAGAAGAATTCTTATTGTACaaactcaagaaacaaaaCCATAACCTTGAACCTTCTGTCACCCTCTCCATTATTGATCAAAAGGTACCAAACAGTCACAAACCATTTTCTACATTGGAAGAAATTGCAGAGATTTCTCCGTCTTGTTTGTCGAACATATGTAACAAACCACATCGAGGCGAGGATTTCACCATCTTACAAGCTATCTTCAGTGTAGAtatggttttaatttgtttagcTACTTTTGCTGGATGTGGGTCTTCTCTTGCAGCCATTGATAATTTAGGTCAAATTGGCGAATCACTCGGCTACCCACCACGAGCTATAGGCATCTTCGTTTCTTGGGTTTCTATATTCAATTTCTTCGGCCGAGTCGTCTCTGGTTTCATCTCTGAATTGATGATGATCAAATATAAACTACCGCGTCCTCTAATGTTTGCCTTTGCCTTTCTTCTCACTTGCATTGGCCAGCTTTGTATAGCGTATCCGTTTCCAGGTTCCCTGTATGTAGCTTCCATCGTTATCGGATTTGGATTCGGAGCACAAAATCCATTGCTGTTCGCGGTAATCTCAGAGATGTTTGGCCTAAAACATTACTCCATATTGTTCAATTGTGGGCAATTGGCAGTCCCATTAGGGTCTTACATACTAAATGTGGATATAGTTGGGAAACTGTACGACGCTGAAGCATTACGTGAAGGTAAAAAGATGACGGGCAGGGGAATAAATTGCAGTGGAGCTCATTGTTTTGGTGGatcttttacaattttggCTGCATCCACATTGTTTGGAGCATTGGTAATGCTTGTATTGGCTTATAGGACAAGAGAATATTATAGATGGGATGTATATAAGAATTACAAAGAGGATATGTGGATTCCTCAAGCAGAGATGGAGTTTTATCGCTTAGACAACAAGAAGAACATTGAtgactaa
- the LOC101204389 gene encoding protein NUCLEAR FUSION DEFECTIVE 4-like — MADKFRPFLKQLATGRWFSVFASFLIMIGAGSTYVFGTYSKAIKTQFDYSQTEINTLGFAKDLGSNLGVFAGLLGEIAPPWVLFVVGSFLNFFSYFMIWLSLTHRIAKPQLWQMFIYICLAANSQNFANTAVLVTSVRNFPDRRGIILGLLKGFVGIGGAIVTQFYLALHGHDNPASLVLLLAWFPTLISSLFFLSIRTINMRRHPEELRVLYHLLYVSIILALFLLFLTVSQKQAAFSSAGYASGAAVIIGLLLMPLLIAVREELMLFKLNGQTDKNSSPAVFTPEMKTSSSSTTKNNESLSPIEEIPELNSPTCCSNIVNKPERGEDFSILQALFSKDMGLIFVATLCGCGSSIAAIDNIGQIGESLGYPSKSISIFVSWVSIFSFFGRVGSGFISETLMTKYKLPRPLMFAFSHLLTCIGMLFVAFPYPGSIYVASLTIGFGFGAQVPIIFAILSELFGLKYYATIFNCAQLAVPIGSYVLNVDVIGKLYDIEATKDGGIRDGNGLTCKGAHCFSGSFLVLAVVVLIGGLASLVLAFRTRNFYKGDVYKKYREDMWIPQSDMEFYCLDDKKKVVNDNFPRIVMPPKYNFLNVI; from the coding sequence ATGGCCGATAAATTTCGCCCTTTCCTCAAACAACTTGCAACAGGACGATGGTTTTCAGTTTTTGCTTCCTTCCTAATCATGATCGGCGCGGGTTCCACGTACGTTTTCGGTACATACTCAAAAGCAATCAAAACTCAATTCGATTACAGCCAAACCGAAATCAACACATTAGGATTCGCCAAAGATCTTGGTTCCAATCTCGGAGTTTTTGCTGGCCTTCTCGGCGAAATAGCTCCACCGTGGGTTCTGTTTGTCGTCGgttcatttctcaatttctttagCTATTTCATGATTTGGCTCTCCCTTACTCACCGTATCGCTAAACCACAGCTATGGCAAATGTTCATCTATATTTGCTTAGCTGCTAATTCACAAAACTTCGCTAACACCGCCGTTTTAGTAACGAGTGTAAGAAACTTCCCTGATCGACGAGGTATAATTCTTGGACTTCTTAAAGGATTCGTCGGAATTGGAGGTGCCATTGTAACTCAATTCTATTTAGCTCTTCATGGCCATGACAATCCAGCTAGTTTGGTGCTTCTTCTGGCATGGTTTCccactttaatttcttctttatttttcctttccatcCGAACAATCAATATGCGTAGACATCCCGAAGAACTCCGAGTTCTTTACCATTTGCTTTATGTCTCAATCATTCTTGCTTTGTTTCTCTTATTTCTTACCGTTTCACAAAAACAAGCTGCATTTTCTTCAGCTGGGTATGCTAGTGGAGCTGCTGTAATTATTGGGTTACTTCTTATGCCTCTATTAATAGCCGTTAGAGAAGAACTCATGCTCTTCAAGCTCAATGGACAAACAGACAAAAACTCATCTCCCGCTGTTTTCACTCCGGAAATGAAAACTTCATCTAGTTCTACAACTAAAAACAATGAATCCTTATCCCCAATTGAAGAAATTCCCGAATTGAATTCACCAACATGTTGCTCAAACATAGTCAACAAGCCAGAACGTGGAGAAGATTTCAGTATCTTACAAGCTCTGTTTAGTAAAGACATGGGGCTTATTTTCGTTGCAACACTTTGTGGGTGTGGTTCATCAATTGCTGCCATTGATAACATCGGCCAAATCGGCGAATCGCTTGGATATCCATCTAAATCCATAAGTATCTTTGTTTCCTGGGTTTCAATATTCAGCTTCTTCGGCAGAGTAGGCTCTGGTTTCATCTCTGAAACACTTATGACAAAATACAAATTACCTCGTCCTTTAATGTTTGCTTTCTCCCATCTTCTCACTTGTATCGGTATGTTGTTCGTCGCCTTCCCGTATCCCGGCTCCATCTATGTAGCTTCGTTGACAATCGGGTTTGGATTCGGAGCGCAAGTACCGATAATTTTTGCAATACTTTCAGAGCTTTTTGGGTTGAAATATTATGCAACAATCTTCAATTGTGCTCAATTAGCAGTCCCAATCGGATCATATGTACTAAATGTGGATGTCATTGGGAAATTGTATGATATTGAAGCAACAAAAGATGGTGGCATTAGGGATGGGAATGGATTGACTTGCAAGGGAGCTCATTGTTTTAGTGGATCATTCTTGGTTTTGGCTGTGGTGGTGTTGATTGGAGGTTTGGCCTCACTTGTGTTGGCATTTAGAACAAGAAATTTTTACAAAGGAGATGTTTATAAGAAGTATAGAGAAGATATGTGGATTCCTCAATCAGATATGgaattttattgtttggaTGACAAGAAAAAGGTTGTTAACGATAATTTCCCAAGGATTGTTATGCCCCCTAAGTATAATTTTCTCAATGTAATATAG
- the LOC105435249 gene encoding probable E3 ubiquitin ligase SUD1 isoform X1, whose translation MIEQNEGSSGITSPDEPKTIVASPSRPREAKGVIGGEGGTCVRENEENRKRHGVEMLETSSQPESHQNCIIDIKTNGESVDDEDSSEEKVCRICHLGSENESITSELIHLGCSCKDELGISHRDCAEIWFMHRGNRQCEICGQTATNVRRNRSSHFAIHRNERRLVASSTVSTVSLDNEVSLSCCWGQRFCNFLLTCTVLAFLLPWFFRADFFG comes from the exons ATGATTGAACAAAATGAAGGATCAAGTGGGATAACAAGCCCAGATGAACCTAAGACAATTGTTGCATCGCCGTCGAGACCTCGTGAAGCGAAAGGGGTAATTGGAGGGGAAGGTGGGACCTGTGTGCGTGAGAATGAGGAGAATAGAAAGAGGCATGGAGTGGAGATGCTAGAGACCAGCTCACAGCCAGAGAGTCATCAAAACTGCATCATTGATATAAAAACCAATGGAGAGTCAGTGGATGATGAAGATTCTAGTGAAGAAAAGGTTTGCAGGATATGTCATTTGGGCTCCGAAAACGAGTCGATAACTTCAGAACTCATACACCTCGGGTGTAGCTGCAAAGATGAGCTTGGAATATCACATCGTGACTGCGCCGAGATTTGGTTTATGCATCGAGGCAACAG ACAATGTGAGATTTGTGGTCAGACTGCAACAAATGTGAGGAGAAACAGGAGTAGCCATTTTGCAATACATCGGAATGAGAGGAGATTGGTAGCAAGCTCAACAGTGTCGACAGTGTCCTTGGACAATGAGGTTTCATTATCCTGTTGCTGGGGGCAGCGCTTCTGTAATTTCCTATTAACATGTACAGTTCTAGCCTTCCTCCTCCCATGGTTTTTTCGTGCCGATTTCTTTGGATGA
- the LOC105435249 gene encoding uncharacterized protein LOC105435249 isoform X2 has translation MIEQNEGSSGITSPDEPKTIVASPSRPREAKGVIGGEGGTCVRENEENRKRHGVEMLETSSQPESHQNCIIDIKTNGESVDDEDSSEEKVCRICHLGSENESITSELIHLGCSCKDELGISHRDCAEIWFMHRGNRLQQM, from the exons ATGATTGAACAAAATGAAGGATCAAGTGGGATAACAAGCCCAGATGAACCTAAGACAATTGTTGCATCGCCGTCGAGACCTCGTGAAGCGAAAGGGGTAATTGGAGGGGAAGGTGGGACCTGTGTGCGTGAGAATGAGGAGAATAGAAAGAGGCATGGAGTGGAGATGCTAGAGACCAGCTCACAGCCAGAGAGTCATCAAAACTGCATCATTGATATAAAAACCAATGGAGAGTCAGTGGATGATGAAGATTCTAGTGAAGAAAAGGTTTGCAGGATATGTCATTTGGGCTCCGAAAACGAGTCGATAACTTCAGAACTCATACACCTCGGGTGTAGCTGCAAAGATGAGCTTGGAATATCACATCGTGACTGCGCCGAGATTTGGTTTATGCATCGAGGCAACAG ACTGCAACAAATGTGA
- the LOC101217299 gene encoding aspartate aminotransferase, mitochondrial: protein MALQATISRKLLNQNNLRCFGIGARSISSWWKSVEPAPKDPILGVTEAFLADPSPNKVNVGVGAYRDDNGKPVVLDCVREAERRIAGNLNMEYLPMGGSIKMVEETLKLAYGENSDLIKDKKIASIQSLSGTGACRIFADFQKRFLPESQIYIPVPTWANHHNIWRDAQVPQRTYHYYHPESKGLDFSALMDDIKNAPNGSFFLLHACAHNPTGVDPTEEQWREISYQFKVKGHFAFFDMAYQGFASGDPEKDAKSIRIFLEDGHHIGIAQSYAKNMGLYGQRVGCLSVVCEDEKQAVAVKSQLQQLARPMYSNPPIHGALVVSIILGDPDLKKLWLKEVKVMADRIIGMRTALRENLEKLGSPLSWEHITKQIGMFCYSGLTPEQVDRLTNEYHIYMTRNGRISMAGVTTGNVPYLANAIHEVTKSI from the exons ATGGCGTTGCAAGCTACTATTTCGAGGAAGCTTTTAAACCAGAACAACCTGAGATGCTTCGGAATCGGCGCTAGATCCATTTCTTCTTGGTGGAAGAGCGTAGAACCGGCTCCCAAAGATCCGATTCTAGGCGTTACTGAAGCTTTCTTGGCCGATCCGAGTCCTAACAAAGTCAATGTTGGAGTA GGTGCCTATCGAGATGATAACGGAAAGCCGGTGGTCCTCGATTGTGTGAGGGAAGCTGAACGGAGGATTGCAGGAAACCTGAATAT GGAGTATCTTCCAATGGGAGGGAGTATAAAGATGGTGGAAGAAACACTGAAGCTGGCTTATGGAGAGAATTCTGACTTGATCAAAGATAAGAAGATAGCAAGTATACAATCTCTCTCTGGAACTGGAGCATGTCGAATTTTTGCTGACTTTCAAAAACGTTTCCTTCCCGAATCCCAAATTTATATACCAGTCCCTACATGGGCCAA CCACCATAACATCTGGAGAGATGCACAAGTTCCTCAAAGGACATACCATTATTATCATCCAGAGTCTAAGGGATTAGACTTTTCTGCACTCATGGATGACATTAAG AATGCTCCAAATGGTTCATTCTTTCTGCTTCACGCATGTGCTCACAATCCTACTGGAGTGGATCCCACGGAGGAACAATGGAGAGAGATATCATACCAGTTTAAG gTAAAAGGTCATTTTGCCTTTTTTGACATGGCATACCAAGGTTTTGCTAGTGGTGATCCAGAAAAAGATGCAAAGTCGATCAGGATCTTTCTCGAGGATGGCCATCATATTGGAATTGCACAATCATATGCTAAAAATATGGGACTCTATGGCCAGAGAGTAGGATGTCTTAG TGTGGTCTGCGAAGATGAAAAACAAGCAGTAGCTGTTAAAAGTCAGCTGCAGCAGCTTGCTCGACCGATGTACAGTAATCCACCTATTCACGGTGCATTGGTAGTTTCAATTATCCTTGGGGATCCAGACTTGAAGAAGTTATGGCTGAAGGAAGTTAAG GTCATGGCAGATCGAATCATTGGTATGCGAACTGCTCTTCGAGAAAACCTTGAAAAGTTGGGATCACCATTGTCATGGGAACATATAACCAAACAG ATTGGGATGTTCTGTTACAGTGGATTGACACCCGAACAGGTTGACCGTTTGACAAATGAATATCACATTTACATGACTAGAAATGGCCGTATAAG CATGGCAGGTGTGACAACGGGGAATGTACCATATCTGGCAAACGCCATTCACGAGGTTACAAAATCTATTTGA
- the LOC101204636 gene encoding probable serine/threonine-protein kinase PBL7, which yields MEVEDDYRRKQQLVLLAIVVLASLALVSLLVAFSYYCYISNKVSKRLKIRKRADLEDGGSFENVKEFSTEKGLQLFTFKQLHSATGGFSKSNVVGHGSFGHVYRGVLNDGRKVAIKLMDQAGKQGEDEFKVEVELLSRLHSPYLLALLGYCSDNNHKLLVYEFMANGGLQEHLYPVGSSNSISVKLDWETRLRVALEAAKGLEYLHEHVCPPVIHRDFKSSNVLLDKNLHAKVSDFGLAKIGSDKAGGHVSTRVLGTQGYVAPEYALTGHLTTKSDVYSYGVVLLELLTGRVPVDMKKTPGEASLVSWALPRLTDRERVMHIMDPALEGQYSMKDVVQVAAIAAMCVQPEADYRPLMADVVQSLVPLVRNYRTTSKIIGSSSSSSATKSPAPHDNASSGD from the exons ACTACCGAAGGAAACAGCAACTCGTTCTTCTAGCAATCGTTGTCCTTGCTTCTCTGGCTCTCGTTTCTCTTCTCGTTGCTTTTAGCTACTACTGCTATATCAGCAATAAGGTCTCTAAACGCCTCAAGATCCGCAAAA GGGCTGATCTTGAAGATGGaggtagttttgaaaatgttaaagaatTTTCCACAGAGAAAGGTCTCCAATTATTCACCTTCAAGCAGCTACACTCGGCAACTGGTGGTTTTAGCAAGTCAAATGTGGTTGGGCATGGTAGCTTTGGCCATGTGTATAGAGGAGTCCTGAACGATGGAAGAAAGGTTGCGATTAAGCTTATGGATCAAGCAGGAAAGCAGGGAGAGGATGAATTTAAAGTGGAG GTGGAATTGTTAAGTCGGCTTCATTCGCCATATTTGTTGGCATTGCTCGGGTACTGCTCAGATAACAATCATAAATTGCTCGTATACGAGTTCATGGCCAACGGCGGTCTGCAAGAACATCTATACCCTGTTGGCA GTTCAAATTCCATCAGCGTTAAGTTGGACTGGGAAACACGACTGAGAGTTGCACTCGAAGCTGCCAAAGGTTTGGAGTATTTACATGAACATGTATGCCCCCCAGTAATTCACAGGGATTTCAAGAGCAGCAATGTTCTGTTGGACAAAAATCTTCATGCTAAGGTTTCTGATTTTGGATTGGCAAAGATCGGCTCAGACAAAGCCGGGGGTCACGTCTCCACTCGAGTTTTGGGAACACAAGGATATGTTGCTCCTGA GTATGCGCTAACAGGGCatttaacaacaaaatcaGACGTTTATAGTTATGGGGTTGTCCTCTTGGAGCTGCTCACAGGTAGAGTCCCAGTTGATATGAAGAAAACTCCTGGGGAAGCTTCTCTTGTTTCTTGG GCTTTGCCGAGGCTGACCGACAGGGAGAGAGTGATGCATATAATGGACCCTGCATTGGAGGGTCAGTACTCTATGAAAGATGTTGTTCAAGTGGCAGCAATTGCAGCAATGTGTGTTCAACCGGAGGCAGATTACAGGCCGCTGATGGCCGATGTTGTCCAGTCATTAGTCCCACTTGTGAGAAATTATAGGACAACTTCAAAGATTATTGGTAGCAGTTCTAGTTCCAGCGCTACCAAGTCGCCTGCACCCCACGACAATGCTAGTTCGGGAGACTGA